Proteins found in one Miscanthus floridulus cultivar M001 chromosome 4, ASM1932011v1, whole genome shotgun sequence genomic segment:
- the LOC136550107 gene encoding DNA mismatch repair protein MLH3-like isoform X1 — MMVVVLHEMNWFSLGEKYTTSKFHNVMVDEELSSRSFGLNGEALASLSDISVVEVRTKARGRPNSYCKIIKGSECLHLGIDDKREVVGTTVVVRELFYNQPVRRKQIQSSEKRELHHVKKCVLQIALIHPQISLRLLDIDSEDELLYTTFSSSPLPLISKIFGDDVSRCLHEITASDQGWVLSGHISGPADVFCMKDVQYLYINSRFVNRNPIHNMLNNLASSFQSSVIMGDEEIDVQSRKRQKTDIYPAFILNFYCPRSSYDLHFEPTKTIVEFKDWRTVLLFFEQTVTNYWKKHQLQSPKDGACADGTHVPQKNHVKLNKGILKDHNVQNEKEYAGFESTQQKNAVRDTNSDMSSTRATRNSRCFSFVMEPSIQNICFSGRITNSSRPNDNVASIDYKLGYKQMHSPESGSYKWLDDGPSQLDDDISSVNPTCWKRQRTEGIFHEYAYSGNLGMVEDVPTEGFFAHKQESELIGPEVEIPESCFRALNRPNGMASDFVQNKTSLKAQTSGWDGLYDRFDKLNGDCFNEATETITDISYPEMLQFSNGFYHDGSTSRGSCRILKNFRASNKLGTAAGCVGALEADAINQMNFPDLHALWNSDLIDRSSIKDTLNHFPHPSLLADTPCSHPRTLHTLYRKSDKCFSSWNCENVDSNIRFDLDRFSNDSSIIFEGTKHFDNFDNEIQPLNYFNNKCGSTDQLGSEEDLITWKSKFDMRLSVNISPERSDNGRRLNVPSSNMANGSLLTQDLLNQHNSGLNQRPRTSKGSRFRSHSAPPFYRGKLKFSRLNVPLSKPSTDSDKDICINNPEDNAPAPVDISYMSSTQPVPETDTGDFPDLNSSSNRFVKMSEVACSDGIEDSTAQITKWRDDPVQHTALNLPHGPVGCYDDILSISSGTLHLSCSSLIPECVDKNCFEEARVLLQLDKKFIPVISGETILLVDQHAADERIRLEELRSKVLSEGHEVSYLDSEEELSLPETGFQLFQKYAEQIQKWGWIISSGSNSSESFKKKMNILKRQVRRVTLVAVPCILGVKLTGKDLMEFIWQLDETDGSSDIPPAVLRILNFKACRGAIMFGDSLLPSECCLIIEELKATSLCFQCAHGRPTTVPILNVTSLHEELARLQMLSGTQAETWHGLGHHEPSLERAHMRLERLRKLRRGL, encoded by the exons ATGATG GTTGTGGTATTACACGAGATGAATTGGTTCTCCTTGGGAGAAAAATATA CAACATCCAAATTTCATAATGTGATGGTCGACGAGGAGCTCAGTTCTAGAAGTTTTGGACTAAATGGAGAAGCACTCGCATCACTTTCTGATATCTCTGTGGTTGAAGTCAGGACGAAAGCTCGTGGGAGACCAAATTCATATTGCAAGATAATAAAG GGATCTGAATGCTTACATCTGGGGATAGATGACAAGAGGGAAGTTGTCGGCACCACTG TTGTTGTTCGGGAGCTTTTTTACAATCAACCAGTACGGAGGAAACAAATACAATCTAG TGAGAAAAGAGAACTACATCATGTGAAGAAGTGTGTCCTGCAAATTGCGCTTATTCATCCACAGATTTCACTCAGACTCCTTGATATTGACAG TGAAGATGAGTTGCTATATACAACCTTTTCGTCATCCCCTTTGCCTCTTATATCAAAAATTTTTGGGGACGATGTCTCCAGATGTCTCCATGAGATAACTGCCTCTGACCAGGGCTGGGTTCTTTCAGGTCACATATCTGGACCTGCAGATGTGTTTTGTATGAAG GATGTCCAATACTTGT ATATCAACTCAAGATTCGTGAATAGGAACCCGATTCATAATATGCTCAATAATCTGGCGTCTAGTTTTCAATCTTCTGTTATAATGGGGGATGAAGAAATTGATGTTCAGAGCAGGAAGAGGCAGAAGACTGATATCTACCCTGCTTTTATACTAAACTTTTATTGCCCTAGATCCAGCTACGATCTACATTTTGAGCCTACAAAAACCATTGTGGAATTCAAG GATTGGCGAACTGTCTTGCTTTTCTTTGAACAAACTGTCACAAATTACTGGAAGAAGCATCAACTGCAATCACCAAAAG ATGGAGCTTGTGCTGATGGTACCCATGTGCCTCAGAAAAATCATG TGAAATTGAATAAGGGCATCCTGAAAGATCATAATGTGCAGAACGAGAAAGAGTATGCTGGCTTCGAAAGCACTCAGCAGAAGAATGCAGTCAGAGACACCAACAGTGATATGAGTTCCACAAGAGCAACAAGAAATTCACGCTGCTTTTCTTTTGTTATGGAGCCATCCATTCAGAATATCTGTTTCTCTGGAAGGATCACTAATTCAAGCCGCCCGAATGACAATGTTGCCAGTATTGATTACAAGTTAGGGTATAAGCAAATGCATTCTCCTGAAAGTGGCAGTTATAAGTGGTTAGACGATGGCCCTTCCCAGTTAGATGATGATATTTCAAGTGTTAACCCAACTTGTTGGAAAAGGCAAAGGACAGAAGGTATATTCCATGAGTATGCATATTCTGGTAATCTTGGAATGGTGGAAGATGTTCCAACTGAAGGTTTTTTCGCTCACAAACAAGAGTCTGAGCTGATTGGTCCAGAAGTTGAAATACCAGAATCTTGCTTCAGGGCTCTCAATAGGCCAAACGGAATGGCGTCTGATTTTGTGCAAAATAAAACCAGCTTAAAGGCACAAACCTCAGGCTGGGATGGATTATATGACAGGTTTGATAAATTAAATGGGGATTGCTTCAATGAAGCCACAGAAACAATCACTGATATTTCTTACCCAGAGATGTTACAGTTCAGTAATGGATTTTATCATGATGGTAGCACTTCCAGGGGCTCCTGTAGAATTTTGAAAAACTTCAGAGCCAGTAATAAATTGGGGACTGCAGCTGGATGTGTTGGAGCACTAGAGGCTGATGCTATTAACCAGATGAATTTCCCTGATCTTCATGCTCTGTGGAACAGTGACTTGATAGATAGGTCCTCCATCAAGGATACTTTAAATCATTTTCCTCATCCATCCTTGTTGGCTGATACGCCTTGCAGTCATCCAAGGACCTTGCACACACTTTACAGGAAATCAGATAAATGCTTTAGTTCTTGGAACTGTGAAAATGTTGACAGCAATATTAGATTTGATTTGGACAGATTTAGCAATGATTCGTCTATAATATTTGAAGGAACTAAACATTTCGATAACTTTGACAATGAAATACAGCCGCTTAATTACTTCAATAATAAGTGTGGTTCAACCGACCAGCTTGGTTCTGAAGAAGACCTGATAACTTGGAAATCAAAATTCGACATGAGGTTGTCAGTCAATATTTCTCCTGAGAGAAGTGATAATGGTCGCCGTTTGAATGTTCCTTCTTCGAATATGGCAAATGGCAGCCTGCTTACTCAAGATCTGCTGAATCAACACAACTCTGGACTAAATCAGAGACCCAGGACTTCCAAGGGTAGTAGATTTAGGAGTCATTCTGCTCCACCATTTTATAGAGGGAAACTGAAATTCTCTAGATTAAATGTGCCACTGAGCAAACCGAGCACAGATAGCGATAAAGATATCTGCATCAATAACCCCGAAG ACAATGCACCTGCACCTGTGGATATCTCATATATGAGTTCAACCCAGCCTGTTCCTGAGACTGATACCGGTGATTTTCCAGACTTAAATTCCAG CTCGAACAGATTTGTGAAAATGTCTGAAGTTGCATGTTCTGATGGGATTGAGGACTCCACTGCTCAAATAACTAAAtggcgagatgaccctgtccagcATACA GCTTTGAACTTGCCACATGGTCCTGTTGGATGCTATGATGATATACTTAGCATTTCTTCTGGGACCTTACATCTCTCTTGTAGCTCGCTAATTCCTGAATGTGTTGACAAGAACTGCTTTGAGGAGGCAAGGGTTTTGTTGCAGCTGGACAAGAAATTTATTCCCGTCATATCTGGGGAAACTATCCTCCTTGTCGATCAG CATGCAGCTGATGAAAGGATACGTTTAGAGGAGCTCCGTAGCAAG GTTTTATCAGAAGGACATGAAGTTAGTTACTTGGACTCTGAGGAGGAATTG TCTCTCCCTGAGACTGGGTTTCAACTGTTCCAGAAGTATGCTGAGCAGATTCAGAAATGGGGCTGGATCATCAGCAGCGGGAGCAATTCATCTGAATCATTCAAAAA GAAGATGAACATTTTGAAGAGACAAGTCCGTCGTGTTACTCTTGTTGCT GTTCCATGTATTTTGGGTGTCAAATTGACTGGGAAAGATCTCATGGAGTTTATTTGGCAG CTTGATGAGACTGATGGATCGTCAGATATCCCCCCAGCAGTTCTCCGTATTCTTAACTTCAAAGCTTGCAGAG GAGCGATCATGTTTGGCGACTCCTTACTACCATCTGAATGCTGTCTGATTATTGAAGAACTGAAAGCAACATCTCTATGCTTCCAG TGTGCTCATGGGCGCCCAACCACGGTGCCCATCTTGAACGTCACATCCCTCCACGAGGAGCTAGCGAGGCTCCAAATGCTGAGTGGAACGCAGGCAGAGACCTGGCACGGCTTGGGGCACCATGAACCCAGCCTTGAGCGTGCTCATATGCGCCTCGAACGACTGAGAAAGCTACGCCGCGGCCTGTAG
- the LOC136550107 gene encoding DNA mismatch repair protein MLH3-like isoform X3 has translation MQTIKRLPQSVHSSLRSSVILSDLPRVIEELIYNSIDANASKIDIAVNIRTCYVKVEDDGCGITRDELVLLGRKIATSKFHNVMVDEELSSRSFGLNGEALASLSDISVVEVRTKARGRPNSYCKIIKGSECLHLGIDDKREVVGTTVVVRELFYNQPVRRKQIQSSEKRELHHVKKCVLQIALIHPQISLRLLDIDSEDELLYTTFSSSPLPLISKIFGDDVSRCLHEITASDQGWVLSGHISGPADVFCMKDVQYLYINSRFVNRNPIHNMLNNLASSFQSSVIMGDEEIDVQSRKRQKTDIYPAFILNFYCPRSSYDLHFEPTKTIVEFKDWRTVLLFFEQTVTNYWKKHQLQSPKDGACADGTHVPQKNHVKLNKGILKDHNVQNEKEYAGFESTQQKNAVRDTNSDMSSTRATRNSRCFSFVMEPSIQNICFSGRITNSSRPNDNVASIDYKLGYKQMHSPESGSYKWLDDGPSQLDDDISSVNPTCWKRQRTEGIFHEYAYSGNLGMVEDVPTEGFFAHKQESELIGPEVEIPESCFRALNRPNGMASDFVQNKTSLKAQTSGWDGLYDRFDKLNGDCFNEATETITDISYPEMLQFSNGFYHDGSTSRGSCRILKNFRASNKLGTAAGCVGALEADAINQMNFPDLHALWNSDLIDRSSIKDTLNHFPHPSLLADTPCSHPRTLHTLYRKSDKCFSSWNCENVDSNIRFDLDRFSNDSSIIFEGTKHFDNFDNEIQPLNYFNNKCGSTDQLGSEEDLITWKSKFDMRLSVNISPERSDNGRRLNVPSSNMANGSLLTQDLLNQHNSGLNQRPRTSKGSRFRSHSAPPFYRGKLKFSRLNVPLSKPSTDSDKDICINNPEDNAPAPVDISYMSSTQPVPETDTGDFPDLNSSSNRFVKMSEVACSDGIEDSTAQITKWRDDPVQHTALNLPHGPVGCYDDILSISSGTLHLSCSSLIPECVDKNCFEEARVLLQLDKKFIPVISGETILLVDQHAADERIRLEELRSKVLSEGHEVSYLDSEEELSLPETGFQLFQKYAEQIQKWGWIISSGSNSSESFKKKMNILKRQVRRVTLVAVPCILGVKLTGKDLMEFIWQLDETDGSSDIPPAVLRILNFKACRGAIMFGDSLLPSECCLIIEELKATSLCFQCAHGRPTTVPILNVTSLHEELARLQMLSGTQAETWHGLGHHEPSLERAHMRLERLRKLRRGL, from the exons ATGCAGACCATAAAGCGCTTGCCGCAGAGTGTCCATAGTTCCTTGCGCTCAAGTGTTATCCTGTCTGACCTGCCAAGGGTTATTGAGGAGTTGATATATAATAGCATTGATGCGAATGCGAGTAAG ATTGACATTGCAGTAAACATCAGAACTTGTTATGTAAAAGTGGAAGATGATG GTTGTGGTATTACACGAGATGAATTGGTTCTCCTTGGGAGAAAAAT AGCAACATCCAAATTTCATAATGTGATGGTCGACGAGGAGCTCAGTTCTAGAAGTTTTGGACTAAATGGAGAAGCACTCGCATCACTTTCTGATATCTCTGTGGTTGAAGTCAGGACGAAAGCTCGTGGGAGACCAAATTCATATTGCAAGATAATAAAG GGATCTGAATGCTTACATCTGGGGATAGATGACAAGAGGGAAGTTGTCGGCACCACTG TTGTTGTTCGGGAGCTTTTTTACAATCAACCAGTACGGAGGAAACAAATACAATCTAG TGAGAAAAGAGAACTACATCATGTGAAGAAGTGTGTCCTGCAAATTGCGCTTATTCATCCACAGATTTCACTCAGACTCCTTGATATTGACAG TGAAGATGAGTTGCTATATACAACCTTTTCGTCATCCCCTTTGCCTCTTATATCAAAAATTTTTGGGGACGATGTCTCCAGATGTCTCCATGAGATAACTGCCTCTGACCAGGGCTGGGTTCTTTCAGGTCACATATCTGGACCTGCAGATGTGTTTTGTATGAAG GATGTCCAATACTTGT ATATCAACTCAAGATTCGTGAATAGGAACCCGATTCATAATATGCTCAATAATCTGGCGTCTAGTTTTCAATCTTCTGTTATAATGGGGGATGAAGAAATTGATGTTCAGAGCAGGAAGAGGCAGAAGACTGATATCTACCCTGCTTTTATACTAAACTTTTATTGCCCTAGATCCAGCTACGATCTACATTTTGAGCCTACAAAAACCATTGTGGAATTCAAG GATTGGCGAACTGTCTTGCTTTTCTTTGAACAAACTGTCACAAATTACTGGAAGAAGCATCAACTGCAATCACCAAAAG ATGGAGCTTGTGCTGATGGTACCCATGTGCCTCAGAAAAATCATG TGAAATTGAATAAGGGCATCCTGAAAGATCATAATGTGCAGAACGAGAAAGAGTATGCTGGCTTCGAAAGCACTCAGCAGAAGAATGCAGTCAGAGACACCAACAGTGATATGAGTTCCACAAGAGCAACAAGAAATTCACGCTGCTTTTCTTTTGTTATGGAGCCATCCATTCAGAATATCTGTTTCTCTGGAAGGATCACTAATTCAAGCCGCCCGAATGACAATGTTGCCAGTATTGATTACAAGTTAGGGTATAAGCAAATGCATTCTCCTGAAAGTGGCAGTTATAAGTGGTTAGACGATGGCCCTTCCCAGTTAGATGATGATATTTCAAGTGTTAACCCAACTTGTTGGAAAAGGCAAAGGACAGAAGGTATATTCCATGAGTATGCATATTCTGGTAATCTTGGAATGGTGGAAGATGTTCCAACTGAAGGTTTTTTCGCTCACAAACAAGAGTCTGAGCTGATTGGTCCAGAAGTTGAAATACCAGAATCTTGCTTCAGGGCTCTCAATAGGCCAAACGGAATGGCGTCTGATTTTGTGCAAAATAAAACCAGCTTAAAGGCACAAACCTCAGGCTGGGATGGATTATATGACAGGTTTGATAAATTAAATGGGGATTGCTTCAATGAAGCCACAGAAACAATCACTGATATTTCTTACCCAGAGATGTTACAGTTCAGTAATGGATTTTATCATGATGGTAGCACTTCCAGGGGCTCCTGTAGAATTTTGAAAAACTTCAGAGCCAGTAATAAATTGGGGACTGCAGCTGGATGTGTTGGAGCACTAGAGGCTGATGCTATTAACCAGATGAATTTCCCTGATCTTCATGCTCTGTGGAACAGTGACTTGATAGATAGGTCCTCCATCAAGGATACTTTAAATCATTTTCCTCATCCATCCTTGTTGGCTGATACGCCTTGCAGTCATCCAAGGACCTTGCACACACTTTACAGGAAATCAGATAAATGCTTTAGTTCTTGGAACTGTGAAAATGTTGACAGCAATATTAGATTTGATTTGGACAGATTTAGCAATGATTCGTCTATAATATTTGAAGGAACTAAACATTTCGATAACTTTGACAATGAAATACAGCCGCTTAATTACTTCAATAATAAGTGTGGTTCAACCGACCAGCTTGGTTCTGAAGAAGACCTGATAACTTGGAAATCAAAATTCGACATGAGGTTGTCAGTCAATATTTCTCCTGAGAGAAGTGATAATGGTCGCCGTTTGAATGTTCCTTCTTCGAATATGGCAAATGGCAGCCTGCTTACTCAAGATCTGCTGAATCAACACAACTCTGGACTAAATCAGAGACCCAGGACTTCCAAGGGTAGTAGATTTAGGAGTCATTCTGCTCCACCATTTTATAGAGGGAAACTGAAATTCTCTAGATTAAATGTGCCACTGAGCAAACCGAGCACAGATAGCGATAAAGATATCTGCATCAATAACCCCGAAG ACAATGCACCTGCACCTGTGGATATCTCATATATGAGTTCAACCCAGCCTGTTCCTGAGACTGATACCGGTGATTTTCCAGACTTAAATTCCAG CTCGAACAGATTTGTGAAAATGTCTGAAGTTGCATGTTCTGATGGGATTGAGGACTCCACTGCTCAAATAACTAAAtggcgagatgaccctgtccagcATACA GCTTTGAACTTGCCACATGGTCCTGTTGGATGCTATGATGATATACTTAGCATTTCTTCTGGGACCTTACATCTCTCTTGTAGCTCGCTAATTCCTGAATGTGTTGACAAGAACTGCTTTGAGGAGGCAAGGGTTTTGTTGCAGCTGGACAAGAAATTTATTCCCGTCATATCTGGGGAAACTATCCTCCTTGTCGATCAG CATGCAGCTGATGAAAGGATACGTTTAGAGGAGCTCCGTAGCAAG GTTTTATCAGAAGGACATGAAGTTAGTTACTTGGACTCTGAGGAGGAATTG TCTCTCCCTGAGACTGGGTTTCAACTGTTCCAGAAGTATGCTGAGCAGATTCAGAAATGGGGCTGGATCATCAGCAGCGGGAGCAATTCATCTGAATCATTCAAAAA GAAGATGAACATTTTGAAGAGACAAGTCCGTCGTGTTACTCTTGTTGCT GTTCCATGTATTTTGGGTGTCAAATTGACTGGGAAAGATCTCATGGAGTTTATTTGGCAG CTTGATGAGACTGATGGATCGTCAGATATCCCCCCAGCAGTTCTCCGTATTCTTAACTTCAAAGCTTGCAGAG GAGCGATCATGTTTGGCGACTCCTTACTACCATCTGAATGCTGTCTGATTATTGAAGAACTGAAAGCAACATCTCTATGCTTCCAG TGTGCTCATGGGCGCCCAACCACGGTGCCCATCTTGAACGTCACATCCCTCCACGAGGAGCTAGCGAGGCTCCAAATGCTGAGTGGAACGCAGGCAGAGACCTGGCACGGCTTGGGGCACCATGAACCCAGCCTTGAGCGTGCTCATATGCGCCTCGAACGACTGAGAAAGCTACGCCGCGGCCTGTAG
- the LOC136550107 gene encoding DNA mismatch repair protein MLH3-like isoform X2 has protein sequence MTRGKLSAPLLLFGSFFTINQYGGNKYNLAVSYFFSEKRELHHVKKCVLQIALIHPQISLRLLDIDSEDELLYTTFSSSPLPLISKIFGDDVSRCLHEITASDQGWVLSGHISGPADVFCMKDVQYLYINSRFVNRNPIHNMLNNLASSFQSSVIMGDEEIDVQSRKRQKTDIYPAFILNFYCPRSSYDLHFEPTKTIVEFKDWRTVLLFFEQTVTNYWKKHQLQSPKDGACADGTHVPQKNHVKLNKGILKDHNVQNEKEYAGFESTQQKNAVRDTNSDMSSTRATRNSRCFSFVMEPSIQNICFSGRITNSSRPNDNVASIDYKLGYKQMHSPESGSYKWLDDGPSQLDDDISSVNPTCWKRQRTEGIFHEYAYSGNLGMVEDVPTEGFFAHKQESELIGPEVEIPESCFRALNRPNGMASDFVQNKTSLKAQTSGWDGLYDRFDKLNGDCFNEATETITDISYPEMLQFSNGFYHDGSTSRGSCRILKNFRASNKLGTAAGCVGALEADAINQMNFPDLHALWNSDLIDRSSIKDTLNHFPHPSLLADTPCSHPRTLHTLYRKSDKCFSSWNCENVDSNIRFDLDRFSNDSSIIFEGTKHFDNFDNEIQPLNYFNNKCGSTDQLGSEEDLITWKSKFDMRLSVNISPERSDNGRRLNVPSSNMANGSLLTQDLLNQHNSGLNQRPRTSKGSRFRSHSAPPFYRGKLKFSRLNVPLSKPSTDSDKDICINNPEDNAPAPVDISYMSSTQPVPETDTGDFPDLNSSSNRFVKMSEVACSDGIEDSTAQITKWRDDPVQHTALNLPHGPVGCYDDILSISSGTLHLSCSSLIPECVDKNCFEEARVLLQLDKKFIPVISGETILLVDQHAADERIRLEELRSKVLSEGHEVSYLDSEEELSLPETGFQLFQKYAEQIQKWGWIISSGSNSSESFKKKMNILKRQVRRVTLVAVPCILGVKLTGKDLMEFIWQLDETDGSSDIPPAVLRILNFKACRGAIMFGDSLLPSECCLIIEELKATSLCFQCAHGRPTTVPILNVTSLHEELARLQMLSGTQAETWHGLGHHEPSLERAHMRLERLRKLRRGL, from the exons ATGACAAGAGGGAAGTTGTCGGCACCACTG TTGTTGTTCGGGAGCTTTTTTACAATCAACCAGTACGGAGGAAACAAATACAATCTAG CCGTATCATATTTTTTTAGTGAGAAAAGAGAACTACATCATGTGAAGAAGTGTGTCCTGCAAATTGCGCTTATTCATCCACAGATTTCACTCAGACTCCTTGATATTGACAG TGAAGATGAGTTGCTATATACAACCTTTTCGTCATCCCCTTTGCCTCTTATATCAAAAATTTTTGGGGACGATGTCTCCAGATGTCTCCATGAGATAACTGCCTCTGACCAGGGCTGGGTTCTTTCAGGTCACATATCTGGACCTGCAGATGTGTTTTGTATGAAG GATGTCCAATACTTGT ATATCAACTCAAGATTCGTGAATAGGAACCCGATTCATAATATGCTCAATAATCTGGCGTCTAGTTTTCAATCTTCTGTTATAATGGGGGATGAAGAAATTGATGTTCAGAGCAGGAAGAGGCAGAAGACTGATATCTACCCTGCTTTTATACTAAACTTTTATTGCCCTAGATCCAGCTACGATCTACATTTTGAGCCTACAAAAACCATTGTGGAATTCAAG GATTGGCGAACTGTCTTGCTTTTCTTTGAACAAACTGTCACAAATTACTGGAAGAAGCATCAACTGCAATCACCAAAAG ATGGAGCTTGTGCTGATGGTACCCATGTGCCTCAGAAAAATCATG TGAAATTGAATAAGGGCATCCTGAAAGATCATAATGTGCAGAACGAGAAAGAGTATGCTGGCTTCGAAAGCACTCAGCAGAAGAATGCAGTCAGAGACACCAACAGTGATATGAGTTCCACAAGAGCAACAAGAAATTCACGCTGCTTTTCTTTTGTTATGGAGCCATCCATTCAGAATATCTGTTTCTCTGGAAGGATCACTAATTCAAGCCGCCCGAATGACAATGTTGCCAGTATTGATTACAAGTTAGGGTATAAGCAAATGCATTCTCCTGAAAGTGGCAGTTATAAGTGGTTAGACGATGGCCCTTCCCAGTTAGATGATGATATTTCAAGTGTTAACCCAACTTGTTGGAAAAGGCAAAGGACAGAAGGTATATTCCATGAGTATGCATATTCTGGTAATCTTGGAATGGTGGAAGATGTTCCAACTGAAGGTTTTTTCGCTCACAAACAAGAGTCTGAGCTGATTGGTCCAGAAGTTGAAATACCAGAATCTTGCTTCAGGGCTCTCAATAGGCCAAACGGAATGGCGTCTGATTTTGTGCAAAATAAAACCAGCTTAAAGGCACAAACCTCAGGCTGGGATGGATTATATGACAGGTTTGATAAATTAAATGGGGATTGCTTCAATGAAGCCACAGAAACAATCACTGATATTTCTTACCCAGAGATGTTACAGTTCAGTAATGGATTTTATCATGATGGTAGCACTTCCAGGGGCTCCTGTAGAATTTTGAAAAACTTCAGAGCCAGTAATAAATTGGGGACTGCAGCTGGATGTGTTGGAGCACTAGAGGCTGATGCTATTAACCAGATGAATTTCCCTGATCTTCATGCTCTGTGGAACAGTGACTTGATAGATAGGTCCTCCATCAAGGATACTTTAAATCATTTTCCTCATCCATCCTTGTTGGCTGATACGCCTTGCAGTCATCCAAGGACCTTGCACACACTTTACAGGAAATCAGATAAATGCTTTAGTTCTTGGAACTGTGAAAATGTTGACAGCAATATTAGATTTGATTTGGACAGATTTAGCAATGATTCGTCTATAATATTTGAAGGAACTAAACATTTCGATAACTTTGACAATGAAATACAGCCGCTTAATTACTTCAATAATAAGTGTGGTTCAACCGACCAGCTTGGTTCTGAAGAAGACCTGATAACTTGGAAATCAAAATTCGACATGAGGTTGTCAGTCAATATTTCTCCTGAGAGAAGTGATAATGGTCGCCGTTTGAATGTTCCTTCTTCGAATATGGCAAATGGCAGCCTGCTTACTCAAGATCTGCTGAATCAACACAACTCTGGACTAAATCAGAGACCCAGGACTTCCAAGGGTAGTAGATTTAGGAGTCATTCTGCTCCACCATTTTATAGAGGGAAACTGAAATTCTCTAGATTAAATGTGCCACTGAGCAAACCGAGCACAGATAGCGATAAAGATATCTGCATCAATAACCCCGAAG ACAATGCACCTGCACCTGTGGATATCTCATATATGAGTTCAACCCAGCCTGTTCCTGAGACTGATACCGGTGATTTTCCAGACTTAAATTCCAG CTCGAACAGATTTGTGAAAATGTCTGAAGTTGCATGTTCTGATGGGATTGAGGACTCCACTGCTCAAATAACTAAAtggcgagatgaccctgtccagcATACA GCTTTGAACTTGCCACATGGTCCTGTTGGATGCTATGATGATATACTTAGCATTTCTTCTGGGACCTTACATCTCTCTTGTAGCTCGCTAATTCCTGAATGTGTTGACAAGAACTGCTTTGAGGAGGCAAGGGTTTTGTTGCAGCTGGACAAGAAATTTATTCCCGTCATATCTGGGGAAACTATCCTCCTTGTCGATCAG CATGCAGCTGATGAAAGGATACGTTTAGAGGAGCTCCGTAGCAAG GTTTTATCAGAAGGACATGAAGTTAGTTACTTGGACTCTGAGGAGGAATTG TCTCTCCCTGAGACTGGGTTTCAACTGTTCCAGAAGTATGCTGAGCAGATTCAGAAATGGGGCTGGATCATCAGCAGCGGGAGCAATTCATCTGAATCATTCAAAAA GAAGATGAACATTTTGAAGAGACAAGTCCGTCGTGTTACTCTTGTTGCT GTTCCATGTATTTTGGGTGTCAAATTGACTGGGAAAGATCTCATGGAGTTTATTTGGCAG CTTGATGAGACTGATGGATCGTCAGATATCCCCCCAGCAGTTCTCCGTATTCTTAACTTCAAAGCTTGCAGAG GAGCGATCATGTTTGGCGACTCCTTACTACCATCTGAATGCTGTCTGATTATTGAAGAACTGAAAGCAACATCTCTATGCTTCCAG TGTGCTCATGGGCGCCCAACCACGGTGCCCATCTTGAACGTCACATCCCTCCACGAGGAGCTAGCGAGGCTCCAAATGCTGAGTGGAACGCAGGCAGAGACCTGGCACGGCTTGGGGCACCATGAACCCAGCCTTGAGCGTGCTCATATGCGCCTCGAACGACTGAGAAAGCTACGCCGCGGCCTGTAG